accagcagataccataatttgttcagccagtccccaattgaagggcatatcctcatttgaGTTTGATGCTGAATTTGGAGAACAGTAATCAGGCCAATTTAATTGGAATGGAAAACATGCAAGGCTAATAAcgacttattttattattattattattttaaataatgacTTTTAAATGCAGGATGAGttttaatgacttttaaaagGCAGGATGGAGCCATACTGTGATGAAATTGAAATCTCGGGCATTCATTCTGCCATTGGGGTGCCCATGCTATGGCAGCCTACTCCCCAGGTATTCCCTCAAGATTTTCAGGATCAAGCTGTTCCTTgtatagaagaagaaacaaaatagttTCATTCCTCAATGCACTTTCatggaaacagaaaaataagacTGAGTATGACTCAGAGGTAACTCTGGGATAGGACCCAGGATTGGTTTATAAAGAATTGCTAGTGCGATGATGTGATATATACatacttacacacacatatataaatacacacacacatacatatatatctaacaCCACATACAAACACCTTACCATGCCATACCCAATAAGGAGTAAATTTCATTACCCTGCCATTTTGAATGACATTTCTTTAGTTATAAACCTAAAGAAACATTGTTGAGACATCTTGTACTTTGTTTTATATGGATTGTAAGCATCACTTCAGtaataaatatatgtgaaattttaaactaaaaaaaaccaaataagctaataggttttattttagaggtaatagggagtcactgaggATTCCAGAGCAGAGAAGTGGCTGTGAaacttgaacttttttttttaaacccttaacttcagtgtattgtctcatagatggaagagtggtaagggtgggcaatgggggtcaagtgacttgcccagggtcacacagctgggaagtggctgaggccggatttgaacctaggacctcctgtctctaggcctgactctcaatccactgagctacccagctgccccctgaaacttGAACTTTTGAAAGATTCTTTTTGGCTATTGTTTGGAAAATGAATTTAGAGGCAGccatgtgactcagtggatggaatgccagggctggagtcaggaggacctgggttcaaatctggatttagatactttccagctgtgtgaccttgggtaagtaaccTCTTGACTCCAGTCAGACCTTGCTCCTTAAGTACACTATACAAGTTATGTACATCATGATTTAGTCACCTTTTTCTTGCTGTTCCCTACTATATGGACTGatcttccctctgctctctgcCCATCAGCCATATCAGATCCATTTTTAAGGCCCTGTTCCAATCCCTTCTTTTCTAGATTACCTTTGCTGACTTTTCCATCTCAAGGAACCCtcttaatcatgtaaccatggaaaaattttcttaataaataaaaaaaaaatcaaggaactctttcccttctctgaagaGCCATACTCTACATTTAAACTCTCTGTTGATTCTTTCACTGTTCCATATCTATTAGTGTGTATTCCCTAATTATACTATCAACTCCTTAAGGAGAGGAATTATATGTTCATGTCCTACAAATGTGGATGAAGACAAgctccctagctgtatgaccttgggaaagccacAGGATCATATATTTTGAGTTTTTGAACAAACCCTCacattctgtcttagactcaatccTGTGCATcagtactaaggcagaagagcaataagagttagtaaatgagggttaggtgactttcccagggtcacacagctaggaagtgaatgaggtcagattcgaacccaggacctcccacctctaggtttggctctcaatccatcgagccacccagatgccccctatttTGAGTTGTAAATGGGTCTTTGAGAGTGATCTAAGCCAATCCTTTCTCTTTAAAGGCATGAAAACGGAGACCCAGAGAGACTAAGTGAAATACTTAGTGTCACACCAACAATAAATGATAGGACCATGATCCTAACTCAGGTCCTTAGAGTCCAGATCTGGCCCTCTTTGTGTCaaaattgctattattttctctctaaCTGGGGATAATCATCTTTGCACTGTCAACTTCATAGGGTTCTTGTGACTAGCAGGTGGACACATGGAGGTCTCTATCAGGAAATTTCCAGAACAATCCCTATAATCCTTGGAATGGACAAGTGGCAAGAGACTCAGGGCCTTATCTGGGTGATGGGaatctttggagaagggatgaGGCAAGTCAATCGTTATCAGTTCATCTGCCCCACATGGGCTGGAGCAATCTCTTCTTCACTGGAGACTTCCTCCCAGATTTCTATAAGACCTCATCAAGAAGATGCAAGTTCCCAGAAATGATGATCTGATCTTCATCCCTGCTTTCCAAAGAGGTGAGTTTCTCCCTCTCTGGGGCAAATGGGGTCCGAGGGCTAGCACCAGATTGTTCTAATACCAAGGCTTACCTTTCTTTAAGAAATGGCTGAGCTTTTTCATGTTCTCTGAGAGAGGGAGGTCTTAGTCACTGCTTTTTGACCTGGAGAAGGAACCCACTAGAAAGTTTCTGACCCTTTGTAATTATTCATTGGCTCAACACTGGGATTCTTCAGCCcaaactctgttttttttttaatctttacctaccatcttagaatcaatattgtatattggttccaaggcagaagagtggtaaggactaggccagtgatgggcaaactttttaaagaggaggccaaaggaaaggaaatgctcatctgtcagtctgtttctaaggcaactctttcgaagtttcattgtattgtatcctacttattgtatttgtcagattaggaataatgtcctgcagccagacagaacatttcaaggggccacatctggcccgaggctgtagttttcccatcactggaccAGGCAataggagctaagtgacttgcccagggtcacatagctaggaaatgtctgaagcccagatttgaacctagaacttcccatctctaggtctagctctcaatccactgaaccgcccccccccccagcttcccCCAATTTCTCTGTTTTTAGAAGCTGAAACTAAGATGATACCAATAGCAAATATAGATGTAGCACTTAATGTATGTTGTATTGTGGCCACTGTGCAAGACTTGACCATAtcaattttacagaaaaggaaactgaggttcagaggagtCAAATGAATTGCCTAAAGTTATACAGCTGGTAAATGGCAAAACCTGGACTTGAGCATGCTCTTCTATCTTTAATTTAGTGCCTGCCATtctcatctattttcttttttttttcacctcaaGGGTTCATCTTGACTGGAATTGTAAACTATGTGTGATCCTGAGAACCCCCCTCAGCCATGGAAGGGGGGAAGAAGTTTAGGGACATGTGCCATACATGATGGCTTCCTGAGTTTTGAGGATGGAACAGGCTTCATAAGCTTTGAAATCCCATGTCTGAGCTACTTGCTGAGTTACTAGGCTTGCCACTATGCtctctccttatttctctttttccatgaTCTCCATGATTGGCCTCTCAACCTCACAGGGAAAAGTATCATCCAGTATACATATCACTTAGAAAgtattctcttctgcctttggagaACCAGAGCTGGATTAGGGATTCTCTTCtcacttttctccttcccttcagtGTCTTTTTCCTTTACTCTCTTCCCCATATCCTCCTTTCCACAGGTCTTCCATCCAGTCAAGAACTTATTGTGTGCTTCTGCCTGAGGGTAGTTTCTTGTGCATCTTTGGTCCTGGGGGAGGAACCTTAGGGGAAGAAGAAACTGCTTTTCTGCCAATTAAAGATGAAATTCCCTCTCATCCTATTGCTTCTCCTATTGGGGGCAGTGTCTTCTCTTCATCAGAGTAAGTATCTTCCTACTCCCTCAAATCCCAGGGCTCCCCCTTTCCTCTTTGCTCCTATCTAGTTTCTATTCACTTTGGGTCAGGACTTACCTGAATTAGGTTTTCAGTCAGACAAGATCTGGTCATTTGCCCACAGATTTAAAACGTCCAAGCTGGGAGGAAACATAGACCGTGAAGGACCAAGTGTCACTGCTGACAGGgaacttagaacatggaatgttatAAGAGATATTATATTTCATGTGGTCTGACATCATCAgcttacatataaggaaactaaggactaGGATAGGATAGAGGCTCACTCAGGAGCAAACAATTTTTCATCGACAGAACTGGCACTCCAATCCGAGTTGTAATTCGGGACAATATTTCTTTCCATGGACCAAGCTTAACTCTGACTCTAGACTCTTATTAAAAGGACAGTCTCCTCATATCTGGGGCAATAAAGAATTCCAGAGATCAAATCATTGACAGGCTGAGGTCCAAAGTTCCCCTCATCAGTGAAGGTGTACACTGAGGGGTTGAGATTTGGGAACTGTCCATGGTATTTTGGGAAGCGTGTTTTCAGAAAAGTATGGTACTGAAGGGAGAGGGCCTTTCATAAAATGGCAATTCCTCTTTCCATGGCTGATGAAATCGAGACCCAGAACAGGAGTGACTTGCATATGGTTACATAACAAATTGATCACTGAATCTAGAACCTTGGCCTTTTTCTTCTCAGTCcagtattcttttctatttctcattcTCAGAACATGAGCCTCTCAAGTTAGagtcagaggaagaaaaagctCTGAGTCAGGAATTAGAGACTCcagagggagagaatgaggaagaggatGATGAAGAGAAGGAGGCTGACATTGCTGAGGAGAATGATGACTTTTGCCCAAAGGAAGAGGACGTAGACCATATACTGGGTATTCCAGGATGTAAGACCTGCCGGTTCCTGGTTGTCAGGAAGCCAAGGAAATTCGGAAGAGCACAGGTGGGTGAAAACAAGACTGGGACAAAATccttggggggtgggaggaagaaggaagatattCATTGAGCATTTTTTTGATTCATTTTCCATGATGAAGTACTGAGGTAAGCACAGAGGTTGGAATAGGAATAGTGAGACAGGAGAAAAGTGGGAGggaggtatttttattttttaattttttaaaagtatattctaaactttaattaattaagaacatgttctttccctcccctccccccttctcccaccctcctGGGAAGGAGATATTGAACCAGAGATGTTTTTGGAGTCATAACAACAGAGCACATCAGAGCTGGGAGTGGCTTTAAAGACCATCTTGTTTAACCCCCTCAATTTAttgattgatctttttttttaaacccttaacttctgtgtattagttccttggtggaagagcggtaagggtaggcaatgggggttaagtgacttgcccagggtcacacagctgggaagtgtccgaggccagatttgaacctaggacctcctgtctctaggcctggctctcaatccactgagctacccagctgcccccaacccccTCAATCTAGAGACAAAAACAACCAAGATCTAGAGAAGTGTTTATTTGCCTAAGATAACACAGATAGCATCAGATCTTTGGCTAAAAGTCAGGTTCCCAGACTTCCATCCCAGGCTCTTTTCACATTACCACTCCAAGATTTATAGCTGAAATAATAGCATTAAGTTTACCTTAATGGATCTGATCACTAGTGGAGAATGGAAAGTGCACTGGACCGAGGAATAATTTAAGTTTGAGGCCTATAGCTGCCATTTATTCATTGTATGAGCTTGGACAAATCGCTTTATTGCTTTGCGttaattttctctttccaaaaGTGAGAACAACACTACATAAACCACCCTCCTTATCTCTCAGGGTAGTTATGaggaaatgataatgatgataaattGCATTAAAgggtgcaaagtgctttacataaattatttcactTGAACCTTAAAACAATTTTGTCAAGTAGGTAACTATGTATATTAGTATGCTCACTTT
The Gracilinanus agilis isolate LMUSP501 unplaced genomic scaffold, AgileGrace unplaced_scaffold34105, whole genome shotgun sequence genome window above contains:
- the LOC123254854 gene encoding proteoglycan 3-like is translated as MKFPLILLLLLLGAVSSLHQKHEPLKLESEEEKALSQELETPEGENEEEDDEEKEADIAEENDDFCPKEEDVDHILGIPGCKTCRFLVVRKPRKFGRAQRICRRCYKGHLVSIHSSQTNYRIQCSVRGINQGQVWIGAKRKGW